CTTTTTTTGTGGTGCCTCCCGATGTCATGCTGGCGCCTATGGCTTTAGCCTCCCCAAACCGGGCTTGGTATTATGCCATGCTTACTACGGTGGCATCGGTGTTCGGAGGATTGTTAGGATATGGGATTGGAGCATTGGCTTTTAGTTTGATAGAGCCTTTGTTGCAGCAATGGGACTATTGGGACTCTTATTTAAAGGCCCGTCTATGGTTTGAGGAGTGGGGAGGATGGGCTGTGCTGCTAGCGGGTTTTTCTCCTATCCCGTATAAAGTATTTACTATCGCCGCTGGTGTAGCGGCTATGCCTCTTGCCCTTTTTATCATGGCTTCTCTTGCGGGCCGGGGAGCTCGGTTTTTTCTGGTAGCGGCCTTGATGCGTTGGGGAGGCGCTCGGATGGAAGCTGGACTTCGGAAATATGTGGATTTAATGGGTTGGATAGC
This sequence is a window from Nitrosococcus oceani ATCC 19707. Protein-coding genes within it:
- a CDS encoding YqaA family protein, whose amino-acid sequence is MGWSRHRHATRWLVLVSFTESSFFVVPPDVMLAPMALASPNRAWYYAMLTTVASVFGGLLGYGIGALAFSLIEPLLQQWDYWDSYLKARLWFEEWGGWAVLLAGFSPIPYKVFTIAAGVAAMPLALFIMASLAGRGARFFLVAALMRWGGARMEAGLRKYVDLMGWIAVLVAFAGYLLLSR